The window GGCGGTCTCGAAGGCCTGCTGGGCCGAGATGGTATCGCCCAGCTGCACGTAGGCCTGGGCTTGCACGGCGGCTTGCGCCGAGATGAACAGCTTGGATTCCTCGTAGCGGCGCGGGGCGCTTTCCAGCAGGCGCAGGGCGGCATCGGCGTCACCACTGTCGATATGCACCTGGGCCAGCGAGAGCAGGTCGGTGGGTTGTGCGGTCAGCGAGCCCTTGGTGTGCTTGAGCACCTTGTCATAGGCTTCGCGCGCCTGGTCCAGGTGGCCGCTGCGATAGGCCACATCACCCACCAGCCGGCTGCGGCGCGCCGAAGGGATGATTTCCGACGAGCGCGTGAGCGCCTCCAGCGCACCTTCCTGGTTGCCCTGGGCCTCGTCGATCTGCGCCAGCAGGTCATAGGCGGCGATGAACTGCTTGTTCTGCGCCAGCACATCCTCGACGATGGCGCGAGCGTCGTCCATCTGGCCGGCCACGATATTGCAACGGGCCAGGCCGATCTTGGCCCAGACCAGGTCGTCACGCATGCCCAGCGCCTGCTTGTAGACCTCGCGCGCCTCGTCGACGCGGCGCTGCTCGATGAGCAGCGTCCCCTTGGTCTTCATGATCTCCACGATCCACTTGGGCGCCGCCTTGAGCACGTTGTCGCATTCGGCGATGGCGCCGCTGATGTCCTTGCGCTTCATCTTCTCGGTCACCGGCAGCATGGCGTGCTGCTTTTCCAGCAGGCGGTCCACGCGCTCGGCGATGCGGCTGGCCGTCAGCGGCTTGAGCATGTAGGCGTCAGGCTGGAACTCGGCCGCGCTGGCCACCAGGTTGTAGCCGCTCTCGGCGGTGACCATGATGAACATGCAGGTCGGCGAGAGCATGTTCTGGGTGCGGAAGAACTCCAGCAGCTGCTGGCCGTTGCTTTCCTTGTTCAGGTTGTAGTCGCAGATGATCAGGTCATAGTTGCCCGATTGCACGAAACGGATGGCCTCATCAGGCGTGGCGGCCTGATCGACCTTGGTCACGCCCAGCTGTCCCAGGTGCATGCGGATGTTCTGACGCATCGTCGGCATGTCGTCGATGATCAGGCTGCGAAGGGCGCTGATATGGCTGAAAGGCACTAAACTCATGGGAACAATGTATCCAACGATGTGGACTGCAAAATATTGCTGTAATGCAATAAGCGTCAAGATGGCGTAGTTTTACACTTATATTGACGTAAAGCTGACGAAAAATTCTACCAAGTCGCGAGTGTGCCGTTTTTTTGCCGCCCTTGCATCATTCCTCTGCGATTTAGCCGCTTGGAGGGACCGCGACTCTCTTATAATTGTGGTTTTCCTTCCGAACGCTTCTCGGGCGACGAACAAAACGCTTGCACGAAGCACTGTTTTTTTATACAGTATCGCTCTATCGGGGCGTTGAACCGATGCGCGCGGCGAGGCCGCAGCGACATTGCGTTAGATATTGCGCTGTATTGCCGGTCCACCGGCCGCCCCAGCATCACATTCCCCGGGTACCCCTTCTTCACGACATTTTGCCGAGAGAGACTTATGGACGACAAAAAAGCTGCGAACAACTCTGAGAAGAGCAAGGCGCTGGCCGCCGCGTTGGCACAGATTGAAAAGCAGTTTGGCAAGGGCTCGGTGATGCGCATGGAAGATGGCGTCATCGCCGAGGAAATCCAGGCGGTCTCCACTGGCTCACTGGGCCTGGACATCGCCCTGGGCATCGGCGGCCTCCCGCGTGGCCGCGTCATCGAGATCTACGGCCCGGAATCCTCGGGCAAGACCACCCTGACCCTGCAATCGATTGCCGAGATGCAGAAACTGGGCGGCACCTGCGCCTTCATCGATGCCGAGCACGCACTGGACGTCACCTATGCGCAAAAGCTGGGTGTGAACCTGAACGACCTGCTGATCTCCCAGCCCGACACCGGCGAACAGGCCCTGGAAATCTGCGACGCCCTGGTACGTTCCGGCGCCGTGGACCTGATCGTGGTCGACTCCGTGGCCGCACTGACCCCCAAGGCTGAAATCGAAGGCGACATGGGCGACTCCCTGCCTGGCCTGCAAGCCCGCCTGATGTCGCAGGCGCTGCGCAAGCTGACCGGCAGCATCAACCGTACCAATACCACGGTCATCTTCATCAACCAGATCCGCATGAAGATCGGCGTCATGTTCGGCAACCCCGAAACCACCACCGGTGGTAATGCCCTGAAGTTCTACGCCTCCGTGCGCTTGGACATCCGCCGCACCGGCTCGATCAAGTCCGGCGACGAAGTCATCGGCAGCGAGACCAAGGTCAAGGTCGTCAAGAACAAGGTCGCTCCGCCGTTCCGCGAAGCCCACTTTGACATCCTGTATGGCGAAGGCACCTCGCGCGAAGGCGAGATCCTGGACCTCGGTTCCGAGCACAAGGTGGTCGAGAAGTCCGGCGCCTGGTACAGCTACAACGGCGAGCGCATCGGCCAGGGCAAGGACAATGCCCGCAACTACCTGAAGGAACATCCGGAACTGGCGCGCGAGATCGAAAACAAGGTCCGCGTGGCCCTGGGTGTGCCGGAACTGGCCGGTGGCGAAGCCGAAGCCGAAGCGAAAGCCTCCTGATCTTCCGCTCCCTCATTCATGCGCCTGCGTGGCGGCTGGGTTTGCCTGAGCCGTTGCCGTCAGGGAGGCGTTTGATTGCCCTGCGCCTGCCATGTGCTGCTGTTCTGGCGGGCGATGGGGTGCTGTCGTAGTCGCCATATCTTGTTTGTTCCGCGTTGCGGGCAGGCAGGGTATGGGTACCGAACTGCGCTTGTTTTGCCGCATTACTGCATCATTGCATCACCGCTTCATTGCATCATCGTCTCACTGCATCACCCTTTCATTGCATCCTTGCCTCACCGTTGCGATGCCCTGAATGGTTTTTACTGCATCAGCTTCCCGTGTATTCATCTGCTCCTTCGTCCGTGTAATCGAACGTCATGCCCAGACCGCCGATCAGCCTGAAAGCACGGGCGCTCAAATATCTCTCTTCACGTGAGCATAGTCGTCTGGAACTTGCGCGTAAGCTTGCCCCTTACGCGCAAGAGGGCGACGACATCGAAGCGCTGCTCCAGTGGCTGGAGCAGTCCCGCTTCCTCTCCCAGGAACGTTTTTCCGAATCGCTGGTGCATCGCCGCGCTGCGCGCTATGGCAACCAGCGCATCCTCTCCGAATTGCATGGCCACGGCATCGAAGGCGAGGCCATCGCCGACCTGAAGGCGGATCTGG is drawn from Herbaspirillum seropedicae and contains these coding sequences:
- a CDS encoding tetratricopeptide repeat-containing response regulator → MSLVPFSHISALRSLIIDDMPTMRQNIRMHLGQLGVTKVDQAATPDEAIRFVQSGNYDLIICDYNLNKESNGQQLLEFFRTQNMLSPTCMFIMVTAESGYNLVASAAEFQPDAYMLKPLTASRIAERVDRLLEKQHAMLPVTEKMKRKDISGAIAECDNVLKAAPKWIVEIMKTKGTLLIEQRRVDEAREVYKQALGMRDDLVWAKIGLARCNIVAGQMDDARAIVEDVLAQNKQFIAAYDLLAQIDEAQGNQEGALEALTRSSEIIPSARRSRLVGDVAYRSGHLDQAREAYDKVLKHTKGSLTAQPTDLLSLAQVHIDSGDADAALRLLESAPRRYEESKLFISAQAAVQAQAYVQLGDTISAQQAFETARQAAGEETSDMATLALAKAAFSMGRDEEGSKLIADAVKSDHENKTLLMLARKVLADTGRANLADELVDGAVKHCMSVIAEANALMRSAKPDESLAKLEEALASMPENTGVLLASAQLHLLWMSQRGWNEEYVKRVRRYLATLDRLIPGNDRVAKMHKFLRDTLSKVAPKS
- the recA gene encoding recombinase RecA, whose protein sequence is MDDKKAANNSEKSKALAAALAQIEKQFGKGSVMRMEDGVIAEEIQAVSTGSLGLDIALGIGGLPRGRVIEIYGPESSGKTTLTLQSIAEMQKLGGTCAFIDAEHALDVTYAQKLGVNLNDLLISQPDTGEQALEICDALVRSGAVDLIVVDSVAALTPKAEIEGDMGDSLPGLQARLMSQALRKLTGSINRTNTTVIFINQIRMKIGVMFGNPETTTGGNALKFYASVRLDIRRTGSIKSGDEVIGSETKVKVVKNKVAPPFREAHFDILYGEGTSREGEILDLGSEHKVVEKSGAWYSYNGERIGQGKDNARNYLKEHPELAREIENKVRVALGVPELAGGEAEAEAKAS
- the recX gene encoding recombination regulator RecX produces the protein MPRPPISLKARALKYLSSREHSRLELARKLAPYAQEGDDIEALLQWLEQSRFLSQERFSESLVHRRAARYGNQRILSELHGHGIEGEAIADLKADLAAGEAERAAQVLRRKFTAPPADAETRAKQMRFLQQRGFSHRSIREAFQTAWLDEDDPS